From the Xyrauchen texanus isolate HMW12.3.18 chromosome 37, RBS_HiC_50CHRs, whole genome shotgun sequence genome, one window contains:
- the LOC127630796 gene encoding testis-specific Y-encoded-like protein 1: MSTDLESSKPSEINQRKRNASPSKERDSALPKQTKVSDEEPIEKQSDGGAEPGKVGNGEPEHGGKLPEAAAERVRFQIGAGQAYGDTGGGGKREFQSSASSREEPSDSAAIAAAEALASLTGGDRDDDSKEMPCSSNQVSREKSKDKSSRPSYTKGSERRAQPTEAVAADSSSSLLNCEDRENPEQAMFLNDDEEDDDDSLTGSSSTASSSAASENEDGECAIVSVKMAPEVRQSVALLAQVQMRLDALVKKNARLHQRLEMKLSRQRRPHLDQRSAIIQAIPGFWVTALLNHPHLSAHIDETDEDALSYMINLEIESFKNNKLGYRISFHFRRNPFFQNKVIMKELHLGIEGSPVSFSNPILWHRGQNLVGSGEPRRTSQGVYQSFFHWFSDHTNPGRDEIAQILKEDLYRNPLRYYLTPLWEPRENGSAPKLQSSNNGDECVIISDSDEDQEESNSQNFSHGQEEEDDDQVGGSEENDREEGESSYEEREEVDIEEVDVSHDSTGCDVREQGQEKEDIDVDEGEDEDES; encoded by the exons ATGAGCACAGACTTGGAGAGCAGCAAGCCGTCCGAAATTAACCAGAGGAAAAGAAATGCAAGTCCGAGTAAGGAGCGTGACTCCGCACTGCCCAAGCAGACGAAAGTAAGTGATGAGGAACCGATAGAGAAACAGTCTGATGGGGGTGCTGAACCCGGGAAAGTTGGTAATGGTGAGCCAGAACATGGAGGGAAGCTTCCTGAAGCCGCGGCGGAGAGGGTGCGCTTTCAAATAGGCGCAGGACAGGCTTATGGGGATACTGGTGGTGGAGGCAAGAGAGAGTTCCAGTCCTCCGCTTCCAGTCGAGAGGAACCGTCTGATTCCGCAGCCATCGCCGCAGCAGAAGCGCTTGCCAGTCTGACCGGTGGCGACCGGGATGATGACAGCAAAGAAATGCCCTGTTCATCCAACCAGGTAAGCCGAGAGAAATCCAAGGATAAATCCAGTCGTCCCAGTTACACCAAGGGGAGCGAGAGAAGGGCTCAGCCAACAGAGGCAGTCGCGGCGGACAGCTCCTCATCACTGCTGAACTGCGAGGACAGAGAAAACCCGGAGCAGGCAATGTTTTTGAACGATGATGAGGAAGATGACGACGACTCCCTTACTGGGTCTTCCTCCACGGCTAGCTCGTCGGCCGCCTCTGAGAATGAGGACGGCGAGTGTGCTATCGTGTCTGTGAAGATGGCCCCAGAGGTGCGGCAGTCCGTCGCTCTGCTCGCACAGGTGCAGATGCGGCTGGATGCGCTGGTGAAGAAAAACGCACGTTTGCATCAACGCCTGGAGATGAAACTGAGCCGCCAGCGACGCCCTCACCTGGACCAGCGCAGCGCCATCATTCAGGCTATCCCTGGCTTCTGGGTCACTGCT CTTCTGAATCACCCACATCTGTCAGCACACATCGACGAGACTGATGAAGATGCTCTCAGCTACATGATTAATTTAGAG ATCGAGTCTTTCAAGAACAACAAACTTGGCTACCGCATTAGCTTCCATTTCCGGCGAAATCCATTCTTTCAAAACAAAGTTATCATGAAGGAACTCCATCTAGGAATAGAAG GGTCTCCGGTGTCCTTCTCAAACCCGATTTTGTGGCACAGAGGCCAGAATCTGGTTGGAAGTGGAGAACCACGCCGAACATCACAGGGAGTCTATCAGAGCTTCTTCCATTGGTTCAGTGACCACACCAATCCAGGACGAGATGAGATAGCACAG ATCCTGAAGGAAGACCTGTACAGAAACCCTTTGAGGTACTATCTGACTCCTCTCTGGGAGCCACGAGAGAATGGCAG TGCTCCCAAACTTCAGAGCAGCAATAATGGAGACGAGTGTGTGATCATCTCAGATTCAGATGAAGATCAAGAGGAATCAAACAGCCAAAACTTCAGCCACGGACaggaggaagaggatgatgaCCAAGTTGGAG GGTCAGAAGAAAATGACAGAGAGGAGGGAGAATCTTCTTATGAGGAGAGGGAGGAAGTAGACATCGAGGAAGTGGATGTGTCACATGACTCTACTGGCTGTGACGTCAGAGAGCAAGGACAGGAAAAGGAAGATATTGATGTAGATGAAGGGGAAGATGAAGATGAGAGTTAG